The Argentina anserina chromosome 3, drPotAnse1.1, whole genome shotgun sequence genome includes a region encoding these proteins:
- the LOC126788708 gene encoding transcription factor FER-LIKE IRON DEFICIENCY-INDUCED TRANSCRIPTION FACTOR-like: MNGMEASSNRDLGGQKIINDFELQDFIDDANFDQFIDLIRGENEDPAAAHLDCDLLSGSCIVGNQFCPITPASGFFGLDHNTTSVSDLAPFLTTLPHFDGQMNTVGEEDYEVDSCGPTTTTTTTTTNTTATTKKKPKVDRSRTLVSERKRRGTMKEKLYALRSLVPNITKMDKAYIIGDAVLYVQDLQKHAKKLEAEISGLEASIGFEGSGGKQAGSTQKQTKNKFVAHNYHFTSKGIIQIDVSQVEEIGFYVKVGCNKGQGAATALYKAIESLTIFNVLSSNLNAVDSRRLELILILNVKENQQEIINLPNLKLWVTGAFLNQGFELTSSF, from the exons ATGAATGGTATGGAGGCATCTAGTAACCGCGATCTAGGAGgtcagaaaataattaatgaCTTTGAGTTACAGGACTTCATAGATGACGCAAACTTCGACCAGTTCATCGATCTTATTAGAGGGGAAAATGAGGATCCAGCGGCAGCTCATTTGGACTGTGACCTTCTCAGTGGCTCGTGCATTGTTGGTAACCAGTTTTGTCCAATTACTCCGGCTAGTGGTTTCTTTGGTTTAGATCATAATACTACTAGCGTATCCGATCTGGCTCCTTTTCTTACTACATTACCACATTTCGATGGACAAATGAACACTGTCGGTGAAGAAGATTATGAGGTAGATTCATGTGGACCAACAACaactaccaccaccaccaccacaaatACCACAGCCACCACGAAAAAGAAGCCAAAGGTTGATCGGTCCAGAACCTTGGTTTCtgagaggaagaggagggGAACAATGAAAGAAAAACTCTATGCATTGCGGTCCTTGGTTCCTAACATCACTAAA ATGGATAAGGCCTATATCATTGGGGATGCTGTATTGTATGTGCAAGATCTGCAAAAACACGCTAAGAAGCTAGAAGCTGAGATTTCAGGTCTCGAAGCATCCATAGGATTCGAAGGATCGGGGGGAAAGCAAGCAGGATCAACGCAAAAACAAACCAAGAACAAGTTTGTGGCACACAACTATCATTTTACTTCCAAGGGAATCATTCAG ATAGATGTGTCCCAAGTAGAGGAGATAGGCTTTTATGTGAAAGTGGGATGCAACAAGGGGCAAGGTGCGGCCACAGCACTGTATAAGGCCATTGAATCCCTTACGATCTTCAATGTTTTGAGTTCAAACTTGAACGCGGTAGATTCTAGAAGACTCGAACTAATCCTCATCTTGAAC GTAAAGGAAAACCAGCAGGAGATCATTAACTTACCAAACTTGAAACTATGGGTGACTGGAGCTTTCCTGAACCAAGGTTTTGAATTAACTTCAAGCTTTTGA
- the LOC126788585 gene encoding transcription factor FER-LIKE IRON DEFICIENCY-INDUCED TRANSCRIPTION FACTOR gives MEGMGAFGNYDLGGHNIINDFELQDFIVDANFDQFIDLIRGENEDPAAQFDLDLITGSCLDNQLAPTSNPVGLFGFHDDTTMLSDPTPFLTTLPSFGGEMNHFVEEDNDGNDSSGTTTTTTTTATTNKKAKVDRSRTLVSERKRRGRMKDKLYALRSLVPNITKMDKASIIGDAVLYVQDLQKQANNLKGEILQLEASFAGSEENVGSTKKKVVEDNHLVPKGIIQVDVYQVEEKGFYVKVGCNRGVGVATALYKAIESLTSFNVRNSNLNMVDSTKFEITLTLNVKECEQEIMNLPNLKLWVTGAFLNQGFELATCF, from the exons ATGGAGGGGATGGGTGCATTCGGAAACTATGATCTTGGAGGTCACAATATTATTAATGATTTTGAGTTGCAAGACTTCATAGTTGATGCAAACTTCGACCAGTTCATCGATCTTATTCGAGGAGAGAATGAAGATCCGGCAGCCCAATTTGATCTCGACCTTATCACGGGGTCATGTTTGGATAACCAGCTTGCTCCAACTTCTAATCCGGTTGGCTTGTTTGGTTTTCATGATGATACTACAATGCTAAGCGATCCAACTCCTTTCCTTACTACATTACCGAGTTTTGGCGGAGAAATGAACCACTTTGTAGAAGAAGATAACGATGGGAACGATTCGAGTGGGACAACGACAACAACCACCACCACGGCCACAACGAACAAGAAGGCAAAGGTTGATCGGTCGAGAACCTTGGTTTCAGAAAGGAAGAGGAGGGGAAGGATGAAGGATAAACTCTATGCATTGCGGTCCTTGGTTCCTAACATTACTAAG ATGGATAAGGCGTCCATTATTGGAGATGCTGTGTTGTATGTGCAAGACCTGCAAAAGCAGGCTAATAACCTGAAAGGTGAAATTTTACAACTTGAGGCATCCTTCGCAGGATCAGAGGAAAATGTAGGATCAACGAAGAAGAAGGTAGTTGAAGATAACCATCTAGTGCCCAAGGGAATAATTCAG GTAGATGTGTATCAAGTAGAGGAGAAAGGCTTCTATGTAAAAGTGGGATGCAACAGAGGAGTCGGGGTGGCCACTGCACTTTACAAAGCTATAGAATCACTTACGAGCTTCAACGTTCGGAATTCTAACTTGAACATGGTTGATTCTACGAAATTCGAAATAACACTCACTCTGAAC GTAAAAGAGTGCGAGCAGGAGATCATGAACTTACCAAATTTGAAGCTTTGGGTGACGGGGGCTTTTCTGAACCAGGGTTTTGAATTAGCTACATGCTTTTGA
- the LOC126786307 gene encoding uncharacterized protein LOC126786307, whose translation MDPPNPNPPSMRVLIRPPPSSTATSPSPQTIPIPSTDGLVVVGFIGRSADDSSQLINRILDSNVFGSGNRAKTLGVEDEEELKDWLNGRRISYFHDERKGILFLQFSSALCSAADDGSSESGSGFDSAFEEHDFGDLQGMLFMFSVCHVIIYILEGSRFDTQLLKKFRLLQAAKHALAPLVRPRNVQSVPSKPYSSSSSRPTTSASSSKNSSPGRSGGMLTRNNSGVSVMSGLGSFTSLFPGQCTPVTLFVFVDDFYDLSSPSSNMEDAADTPSLNQPSSLGTSARPGLPVKGSGSVVVLARPVSKSEGSFRKKLQSSLETQIRFLIKKCRRLSGSGTSNAGSRNGGASGSAPLFSLDASKAVLLLDRCTNQRGEALEFATGLVEDVLKGKTTSDSLLLDIHGQNASKEDVISVKEFIYRQSDILRGKGGVVTNSNSGSAAGVGMAAVAAAVAAATSTTSAKTFNAPELPTLQIWLSSSQKILHGVLSAKGGCIDETQISKRKPPTRNTVPLPAEVVSSKGVDPLDLAVSWLESGNKMNSRFSTLWCERTLPAAKEVYLKDLPACYPTSQHETHLEKALLAFHSMVKGHAVQHFAKKLEDECTSIWKSGRQLCDAVSLTGKPCMHQRHNVDTSGSLLGATVKQHSSGYVFLHACSCGRSRRLQSDPFEFESANITFSCFPDCHKLLPTLQLPEVSTSGPIQSSSWSLIRIGGARYYEPYKGLLQSGFCSTQKFLLKWTISMEIHKSSIELTAKAVDQGSAVWAGMNLKLDTKADVQFQSKELQSRVEGHRKPAEDVVSDDNRISFGKGLPNFTMRKPFSEVVAGTAATYSGFPPIQLRNFFSSSLDKSSKQIRSRDQNVEQTSDKETQKSKDNLPVQGTAGGISSTDADPFLQIGSNVVPMNLNSIDSSKQNPSFKHVTMYVGFEHECPHGHRFLLNPEHLLELGPSYQLPEECQKVKSDYIRADSSKSSRNGFHGKAHRNANRITTTGTNRERNANRSKDIVTNGIPNSDGMIQNSGPGKEQNQTISVSAVPNFSKHDERSFQSVNFDDDGFAFSMLNRNLPIYMNCPLCRVSKNKQDPPNAKFSGTISQLQRIFMVTPPFPVILATCPVVQFEASCLPPSIPERERKLQFSLGCQVILPPESFLTLRLPFIYGVELEDGSIHSLKCLDHQPEITAWISKGTTLQVISKRYSIGQD comes from the exons ATGGACCCGCCCAACCCGAACCCGCCATCCATGCGGGTCCTAATCCGCCCGCCTCCATCTTCCACCGCCACTTCACCTTCTCCCCAAACCATTCCCATTCCCTCCACCGATGGCCTAGTCGTCGTGGGCTTCATCGGCCGGAGCGCCGACGACTCGTCCCAGCTCATCAATCGGATCCTCGACTCCAACGTCTTCGGGTCGGGCAACCGCGCCAAAACCCTCGGCGTCGAGGACGAGGAGGAGCTTAAAGACTGGCTGAACGGGCGGAGAATCAGTTACTTTCATGACGAGCGGAAGGGGATTCTGTTCTTGCAATTCTCCTCCGCACTGTGCTCCGCCGCGGACGACGGGTCGTCGGAGTCCGGGTCGGGTTTCGACAGTGCGTTTGAAGAGCACGACTTTGGTGACCTCCAGGGGATGCTTTTCATGTTCTCT GTTTGTCatgttattatatatattctggAGGGTTCGCGGTTTGATACTCAACTCTTGAAAAAGTTTCGACTGTTGCAAGCTGCCAAGCATGCTTTGGCTCCTTTAGTAAGACCGCGGAATGTGCAGTCAGTGCCGTCCAAGCCCTACTCGTCGTCGTCCTCACGGCCTACCACGTCGGCAAGTTCTTCTAAGAATTCTTCTCCAGGTAGAAGTGGTGGCATGTTGACTCGCAATAATTCTGGCGTTTCGGTGATGTCGGGATTAGGTTCGTTCACTTCTTTGTTTCCGGGACAGTGTACCCCTGTCACgctgtttgtttttgttgatgatttCTATGATTTGTCAAGTCCCAGCTCTAATATGGAGGATGCGGCAGATACACCCTCACTTAATCAGCCTTCTAGTTTGGGTACTTCAGCAAGGCCGGGTTTGCCTGTTAAAGGTTCTGGCTCAGTCGTTGTGCTAGCACGCCCTGTGAGTAAATCTGAGGGTAGTTTTAGGAAGAAGTTGCAGTCATCCCTAGAAACACAAATTCGTTTCTTAATTAAGAAGTGTAGAAGACTCTCAGGTTCTGGAACTAGTAATGCTGGGTCTAGAAATGGTGGTGCTTCAGGTTCTGCACCTCTGTTTTCACTCGATGCATCAAAGGCAGTTCTGTTGTTAGATAGGTGTACTAATCAGAGAGGTGAGGCACTTGAGTTTGCTACTGGTCTCGTGGAAGATGTTCTGAAAGGGAAGACGACCTCAGATTCTCTTTTGCTTGACATTCATGGACAAAATGCAAGCAAAGAGGATGTAATATCAGTGAAGGAGTTCATTTACAGGCAATCAGATATTCTCAGAGGGAAGGGGGGAGTTGTAACAAATTCCAATAGCGGTTCAGCTGCTGGTGTAGGTATGGCTGCTGTTGCTGCAGCCGTCGCTGCTGCAACATCAACTACATCTGCAAAGACATTTAATGCTCCCGAGCTTCCAACTCTACAAATTTGGTTATCTTCCAGTCAAAAAATTCTTCATGGGGTTCTTTCAGCAAAAGGTGGCTGCATAGATGAAACACAAATTAGCAAAAGAAAACCTCCTACAAGAAACACTGTTCCACTGCCAGCTGAAGTAGTTTCTTCAAAAGGTGTGGATCCCCTAGATTTAGCAGTATCTTGGTTGGAAAGTGGTAATAAAATGAACTCAAGGTTTTCGACTTTGTGGTGTGAAAGGACCCTTCCAGCTGCCAAAGAGGTTTATCTGAAAGACTTGCCTGCTTGTTACCCAACTTCGCAACATGAAACTCATCTTGAGAAGGCTTTGCTTGCTTTCCATTCAATGGTAAAAGGACATGCAGTGCAGCATTTTGCCAAAAAGTTGGAGGATGAGTGCACCTCCATCTGGAAATCTGGAAGGCAACTGTGTGATGCTGTTAGTTTGACTGGAAAACCCTGTATGCACCAGAGACATAATGTTGATACTAGCGGGTCACTCTTAGGAGCCACTGTGAAGCAACATTCCAGTGGATATGTTTTTCTCCATGCCTGTTCTTGCGGCCGTTCACGCAGACTACAATCTGATCCTTTTGAGTTTGAATCAGCAAATATTACTTTTAGTTGCTTTCCGGATTGTCACAAGCTCCTCCCTACACTTCAATTACCTGAAGTAAGTACTTCAGGGCCTATTCAATCTTCCTCATGGAGTTTGATTCGCATTGGGGGTGCAAGGTACTATGAACCTTATAAAGGCTTGCTTCAAAGTGGGTTCTGTTCCACTCAGAAGTTTCTTTTAAAATGGACAATATCTATGGAGATACATAAAAGTTCGATTGAGTTAACTGCCAAAGCAGTGGATCAAGGTTCTGCAGTTTGGGCTGGTATGAATCTTAAGCTTGATACTAAAGCTGATGTGCAGTTTCAATCGAAGGAGTTACAATCCAGAGTTGAAGGCCATCGAAAACCTGCAGAGGACGTAGTGTCTGATGATAATAGAATCAGTTTTGGTAAAGGTCTACCCAACTTTACCATGAGAAAACCATTTTCTGAGGTGGTTGCTGGAACAGCAGCCACATATTCAGGATTTCCTCCTATCCAGCTgaggaattttttttcatccaGTTTAGATAAGAGTTCCAAGCAAATTCGGTCAAGGGATCAGAATGTGGAGCAGACTAGTgataaagaaactcaaaaatcTAAAGATAATTTGCCTGTTCAAGGAACAGCGGGTGGGATTAGTAGCACAGATGCTGATCCTTTTCTACAAATAGGCAGTAATGTGGTCCCTATGAACCTAAACAGCATTGACAGCTCCAAACAGAACCCTTCTTTCAAGCATGTAACAATGTATGTTGGGTTCGAGCATGAGTGCCCCCATGGCCATCGTTTTTTATTAAATCCAGAGCATCTTCTTGAGCTTGGGCCCTCCTATCAGTTGCCTGAAGAATGTCAAAAAGTGAAATCAGACTATATTCGGGCAGATTCTTCAAAATCAAGTAGGAATGGTTTTCATGGTAAAGCCCATCGAAATGCAAATAGGATCACTACTACAGGCACTAATAGGGAGAGAAATGCAAATAGGTCAAAAGATATTGTAACTAATGGTATCCCGAATTCAGACGGGATGATACAGAACTCAGGACCAGGAAAGGAGCAAAATCAAACTATTAGTGTGTCAGCAGTTCCTAATTTTTCCAAACATGATGAAAGGAGCTTTCAGTCTgttaattttgatgatgatggaTTTGCTTTCTCCATGCTGAATAGAAATTTACCAATCTATATGAATTGCCCACTCTGCAGGGTCTCTAAGAATAAGCAGGATCCTCCAAATGCTAAGTTCTCGGGGACCATATCACAGCTTCAACGCATTTTTATG GTTACGCCTCCATTTCCAGTCATATTAGCCACTTGTCCAGTGGTACAATTTGAG GCATCATGTCTACCCCCATCAATCCCAGAACGTGAAAGGAAGTTGCAGTTCAGCCTCGGATGCCAAGTGATATTACCTCCAGAGAGTTTCCTTACTCTTAGACTCCCATTTATATATGGTGTAGAGCTGGAGGATGGAAGTATACATTCTCTAAAATGTTTAGATCACCAACCAGAGATTACTGCTTGGATTTCCAAAGGAACGACATTACAGGTCATATCCAAAAGATATAGCATTGGTCAAGATTAA